The DNA sequence GAAAAGAGTAATATATTAATTTGGTTTATTTTCTTAACATCCATAAATGCCATCTTCTACCgttatcaaataatattttacatCAACACAATTACATTTAAGTCTTGTTTAGTTGGagataatttaattagaaaacttaaaattttaaaaaccgtGTGAAAATTGTTTCtgtttgattaatattttttcttgaCTTTTTGGGAAATCCagagtttttctttctttagtgaaaagaaaataacatatttatcccaatctaattaaattacttttaaaaaaatgactTCTCAAGAAGCAACACATTTAAaccaaataaaatctaaaaaatattactaataACTCTATCCACCTTCTATCTTTACTAAAGTAATTATAACCTTCCTCTCTCCTACTCCTGCCGTAGTCCATCCATCAAATTGTTGTAAAAGCTGCCATCTCCTCCTTTATTAATCTCAGGAAGCACTCTATCCCTCTTTAGAATAAAGTCAACAACATGTGTAATtggtttttttaataaattattaataatataattaatttgtatttgGTTGTTATGCctttttataagtttaaatgttaaataaattataattttaattcaaatatataatatgttaattttaattagtataGGAGTGTTGATAAGTTCACCATAGCAGTCTTTCTCTTATTGTCTTTATCAATTCAATACCTTTACTCTTTATTTAGATTAAGagaaatgagataaaagaaaataaaagaaaagagaataaaGAAAACAAAACTAATTTTCCTAATTTCTATTGTTTGGACACCAAATAGAgggaaaaaaaaggagaaattaTATTTAACTTTTGCATTTAATCCAAAATATTTCTCTgattaaaaatagagagaaataaGTATTTATGTATATTAACAAtacttaaatataattaaaagggGAGGAAAGGAAAATTAATAGTATAAAATaagaagagaaaaataataaaataagaaaattcatttttatttttttccacttattttctctttaattaaaaaaataaaaaatagaaatttacaTTGGAAAttgtgaaattatttttttatcaaaaaaatattatttttttttaatttttttcttatttaaataaaaataaaaagaaaaaaaataaaaataaaaatattttccttgCTTATTTTCCTATCCTCCTCCAAAGTTATCCAAACAGAGGATTAGGATATTTGGGCTGATAAAGATCCCTGTGGATTTGCACCGAGTAATTATCTCTCATTTTTGGGTGGCCAAAAATTAAACTGATTAAAGTCGCTGCTAAATTTTTTTGGCAGGAGCTGTTCGGGAAACTTAAGACAGAATGAGCCCGACGACTCTGGCTTTACCGTCGGTGGGGGGAGCTGCTTCAGGTTGTTCTTCCCTCAATCGCCCCATTGCCTTTATATCTTCGGCGTTCCGTTCTGTAGATATGAGCGTCTCTACGGTGACGTTGTCGAAGAAATCTCTTGTATGCCTTTCATCGTCgtcttcatcatcttcttcttcctcttcttcttcttcttcttcagcaATAATGCCTACTCGTACCGACATTAATAATGGTTCGATGATGATAATTTGCTCCGTCAAAGGACGCTACTGCTACTCAACTATCCCCGCTGGTATAATGATAATagggagaaggaagaagaggtTCATTCCGTGTGATGTCGCATTGAGATCCAACATTTCAGCTTCATTATCCTCATCGTCAACAACTGTCACCCAAGGAGAAGAGGAGGGGGAAGAAGCTGCTAAGAAGATTGGGGCGAGGGTTCGAGTGAAGGTTCCCTTGAAGGTTTACCACGTGCCTCGGGTGCCTGAAGTAGATCTGACTGGGAAAGAAGGACATCTCAAGCAGTATGTTGCCCTGTGGAAAGGCAAACGAATATCTGCCAATCTACCTTACAAGGTGGAGTTCGTGGTGGATATTGAAGGCCGTGGCCCTGTCAAATTCCTTGCCCATCTCAAGGAGGACGAGTTTGACTACCTTGAATGAATAGTATTTTACAATTTCATCTGCTTTGCTGCTTCCCCTGCCCGACCAGGCCAATACTCCTCTGTTTCCATTTCCTTTTCGTTATCTTTTCACTTAATCATACCCTAGTGTAATGCAGTGTAAATGTAGTTTACATGCTTAATTGTGTTCTTATTTTTCCCATCTTATATTCTTCTGTATCAATATGAGAATTTATGCTGACCTGCTTCTTGTACATTTGATTTTGGGATATCAGTGAAGCAATGGGATCGAGAAAACGCTTCTCTCAAAGACGTTTTCCATCTTTATTGTTCCATgttatataaataaatcaatgCTTTTTGGCTGTTTCtccaggaatttttttttttgaatgcaTAGCTCTTGTTTGGCACTCCATTCTTGTGTTTGCGTTCATTGTTCCCTTTCCATTTTCAGTTTACAATACTTTACATGTATCTTTATTTTGTCATTTCTCCGAggctttgcttctttttctgaaTTTAGAATCTTTTCTAATTTACAGATTGATGTTTAGACATGAATAATATAGATTATTGCATTCACATCAAGAAAACATTTGTTCAGTTGAGCTCATAATATGTTTTCATTTGTTGTTACGCATACCCTTTGTTTGGATTTAAGGGAAACttagagaagagaaaagaaaagaaatcttGATTTCTCAAAATTCTCTTTTTTGGAGAGGAGAATTTGCATTTCTCAAATTCCTACAAGTAACCCAAAGTGTTTCCCTCAAATTTGTGAGAAACGGGTGAAAATACCTAAAGTATTGTTGAGGGAGAAATTTGATTTTCCttctatattaataattatccaaaaaaataaagtaaatcaaatttcttttctcttcatttccTTATACAATTAAGGATCCAAACAAATTGTTAATGACGAAAAGGTGGAATATGGTTGTGCATCACATCAGCAATTAATTTGCTGTAGTGGAACTTTCCTAAAACCAAGAATGGCTATCTCCTTCCATATAGCTTCAGTTTCTTTTAATGTAAACACTTGTTTCAGTCATCCTTTTTAGTTCCACTGTACCTTGCCAATATTGGATTACTGGTCAAGGTGAAGCTAGTGCTGGCTGTCTTCTATAAAACCAGACTTTGCGTGCTAGGTTTTCCAGCCAATCATGTGGATAGGCAACAGTGTTGAGAGTTGCAGAGATAGTCTTCTGGACTTGAGCATGTATCCTAGTATTGTACAGCAGAACTAACCACCATTAATCCACGGATTTTGCTTTCTGGTCCAGCAAGTAGTCCCTGATGTTTTTCTTTGGTCTCCTATGTATCAACCTCCATATGACCTTAAAGGCAAACTTGAAGTTCTTGCCGTAACTTctctttgcaggttctgagatataTCAGGAGATGTTGGCGAAGGCCCTTGTGAACTACTTTGGTGCTAAATTACTCATATTTGATAGCCATTCTTTTCTGGGTGTAAGCTAAAAACATTCTGGATTCTCTTGCAACACTTTCTCATCTATATGATGTAAACATTAAAATTTGTTGAATCTCCAATTATGAATATGTAGGGTTTGTCTTCAAAGGAAGCTGAGTTTTTGACCGATGGATTTAATGCAGAAAAATCCTGCATCTGTACAAAAGTTGTGACGCAATGCAAATCAGCTActatttttttcctttccttttctttcttctcagGGCCTGTTTGCATTGCTGTTGGAGCTCCCGCTAAGAAAAACACTTTCTTAAATATAATTGTTATAgtattaaaaattgattaaaaaataaattgatatgttTTAACCTTAAAAATACTAAGTTAACAAAACAGTTTTTCAAATTTCTCTTTTCAATAGTTTTTAAAATGGTACTTTTCCTGAGAGCAGTCCTTTTTTCCCTAAAACTCAATGCCAAATGGGGTCTAAGCTATCCTAGAGTTCCTCTCAACCTTTCAACTGTGGTCTGCTATTTCCATTTAGAGGGCCTGTTAAATGTTAATTCCAATGTGCTTTAGGTTTTTCAGATGTGATGCAAAAGACAGACTATGTATGAACTttttctctctctgtctctttcTCTCTTCATATAAGTGCATAGCAtacttatatatatgtatgaatGTGTCTGTTTGCGTGTGTCTGCATCTGCATGTGTGCATGGGTGTGATGTATACTGGTTGCTGATCAGGCATTAAAAGGTTATCATGTCACGTATGCGTATAATGAGTGATATCTTGCCATATGGTTTTATCAGGATAGCTTTTGAAGACTTCATGACAGAGGGAAAGAAGTGCCAAAGGCAACAAAAGTTCCGACTAAACTTTTCCCGAATAAAGCAGTTATTCACATGCCACAGGTCTGTATAATGGACACTGTACCATGTGGTATGGTATATTATTGAATTGTATAAATCATTGCAGGATGAGGTGCTTCTAGCACCTTCGAAGCATCAATTGGATCGAGATGTAGAAACCCTTAAAATGAAGGGGAATTTGAATCACCTTCGTGCTGTGAGAAATCTTTCATACACTAAGCTATGGCATTTGATTGTTAtttcttaaaacattttatcatTAATACAATATGTAAATGGGCGGTTTTGAAATTTTGTATGTGTAATCCTTAAAGAGTCAATTACTTGTGCACGTCTGGTCAGTTTGCCTCTGCTACTGAAACATTATGTTGGCTCACATCACTGGtccttataataaaataatcttcaATGACTCATGAATGTTCAGTGTGCACAGTAAAGGCATTAGAAATTGCTCCTTCCAGTTATCATTAATAAGTATATTGTGGCTTACCAGATACCAAC is a window from the Manihot esculenta cultivar AM560-2 chromosome 16, M.esculenta_v8, whole genome shotgun sequence genome containing:
- the LOC110602928 gene encoding ferredoxin-thioredoxin reductase, variable chain, chloroplastic, with the translated sequence MSPTTLALPSVGGAASGCSSLNRPIAFISSAFRSVDMSVSTVTLSKKSLVCLSSSSSSSSSSSSSSSSSAIMPTRTDINNGSMMIICSVKGRYCYSTIPAGIMIIGRRKKRFIPCDVALRSNISASLSSSSTTVTQGEEEGEEAAKKIGARVRVKVPLKVYHVPRVPEVDLTGKEGHLKQYVALWKGKRISANLPYKVEFVVDIEGRGPVKFLAHLKEDEFDYLE